The Argentina anserina chromosome 5, drPotAnse1.1, whole genome shotgun sequence genome includes the window ATTCGAGTGAAACAAGTTACGATTCTAACTGTTGCCTATCGTATTTTAcaatactctcaaatacacTTGATATAACAAAATGAGTACGCGTAAGCACCAATTCATATAATTTTAGAACCAAAATTGTAGGAGCTGATTGACGTTTCTAAGACGAGGCTCATCACCTATCTTTTCTTGCCTCTCTTCCTGGCACTAGTACTAGTTTCAGCCTCTTGCTCTTCAGCCTTCTGCTCTGCCTCTAATATGGCAAGCTGCAACATagacaaaaataattttaaattaggGAAACAAATTCAGTCTACATGTTCCAGTTTCAGGAAGACGAGTATATAAACCCTGAGAAACATGACCAAAGTGACTACCTCATCCAGAATTGGTTTAAGCTCTGTGTATCTAGCTTCAGCGAGATCAAAACCATCCTTACGGAGCTCCTGCAATGCCACACCGAATGATGTCACAGAAACAAATACCAACAAAGAATGAATGCAGTTATATAGCTTCTTAGTATCTCCTTAATTTAGTCATTCCTTGTCTTATCTATCACAATTGGTCCTTCATAGGTAtgcaaaatatgttaaattgGCTTTCCTTCCATAAAAAGAAGCATACCTTTCCAGTGTGTTGAGTATGTTCATGGGCTGCCATTTGCCAGTACATATTTGTATATATGACGGTTTTAAAGGAACTGTTGGagctaaaaattgaaaattttaacTCTATAATAGAGATTATTTGAGTTTTAGAGGAGTTGTTAGAAATGCTCTAAGATGGTTCAATTGACCCTTTTCAGCTCCATGTAGCTACGCCAATGGTTGATAAGAAGTATTGAAGTTTTTACCTCATCAATACACAATGTTATACACTAAAGTATTGAAAGGTCAGCAATGCAGGGTGCTAACTCGACATGTCAGGTCACTCTGCCTTCGGCTCAGGCGCCGCCCAGAGTAGCTCACAAAAACAGTAAAAACACACTGTACGGGCACACTTTCCCACATCGGGAAAGGGAAGCAGTGCTTCCCCTACTGCGACTAGAAAAACACCCAAAAATCTCTCAAAAAATGGTAACGTATTCCTAAGTCCTTAACCTATGAACTTGAGTTCCGCACTGGAATTTAACTTAAATTTCAGAGAGTTATAAGCCAGCGCACCGTTGGCCTTGACCTTAACCCCGGTTTTTATACGGGTTATACGGACTAAAGTTAGGATACAAACTGCGAGAACAAGACCTCTTGAATTTTGTACCTGCATGTTTCTCATTGTAATACCAAACGAGTTTTGGTCTACACTTGCTTTGGTGGCACTGAATCAGTTTTGATGAAATTCCATTTGATGAGGTCTTGATAAGCAAATGATAAaatatgtctcatcatagCACCAATAATAGTCGCAAATAAACGCTAAACGGCTAAATCCTAAACGaccaaatacaaaagaacatCTCTATCTATACCACAGAACGGGAATGGAATATGAAATCCGATGATGTCCGGTGGAAATGTGGAATCATATTCAGGGGTCCCATATGGAATCTCCTAAAGTTGACCCGGTGTATATAACGGGTTTAGAACTTGACCCAGCCCAGATAGAAGGGAGCATAAACCAATGCAAAGTGGTCATTTCTTTGTCACATTGCTTGTAATGTACCTTCCCCATTTCTCTGACCAAATAGACGGTTGTGATTGGAAGCAGAAAGAAAAATACCAACCTGATAACCACTCAACCAAAGCAATCAAAGCAGTCAAGCACCAAAGTCTAGAAAGTCAATAAACTCAAACTTAAAAGTGGATAATAAAACCTAATCATCAACAAATGCCACCAACATATAaaccaatttttctttttatcttcAGAACCTCCCCAATGCAAAGACCAAGTGTTTTATAAGTGTTTGTGGAGATTAGGTCTACTTCTAGGTTCCAAAGACCTgacctttctttgttttagACCCTAGAATTTTCCTTTTTGCATTCTCTCAACTCTTgggtttcttctctcttttgatCATCTCCCTTTCTGCTTCTGGTTTTGttgtttaaactttaaacttCAAAGGTTGCAAATTTGAGTGAAAAAATGGATTATTATGAACAACTTGCTGCTAGGCCCTCTTATCAGGATTCTCTCAAGGTTCTTGAGGCTGATATTCAGCATGCCAATATGCTGTAAGTCGACCCCTTTTCATTTTAATCTTACTGTAATTTGATCTTTTAGCTTTTGGGTTTAATCCTCTGAAATTGGGTTTAAGGAATGCATAAATCAGTGATGGGATTCTGGGTTTCTGTTCTTATTTATGTAATGTTATTTCTGTGTGCTGCATTTTACTATTTTGGGGCTGAATGCCAACTGTGCATTGTGTAAAAGGGCCAACTGTTCTGCATTTTCAATTTGTCtctgttaattttgttttgttttgtttgattggTTGGTTTTCAACTTTCCATATTCATGGTTTACTAATTTGAGGTTgagagggtttttttttttgacaaagaaaatatcaGATagagtttgtttgtttttttaatctcTAAAATACTCAGTCTTGCTTTATATATAGGAAAGAGTTTATCTACAGACCACGGAACAGAAGAATGAATAACGTGTATCTGAATATCTGAAGTCTTTTTGTTTCTGCTTTCATTATCATCAGTCATGCTAGATGAACTTTAGTATTTTGACACAATTTTAAGATTTAATCTTTGTATAGATAAATATTAGTTCCATCCAGAGTTTACGATCTTTCATAATATTTGATTTATGATTTACTGTTGGCTTCTAGAAAAAGTGGATTTGACATACTGTTGGCTTCAGCTGCAAGTTAATCAGCAAGTTGTTGTTAGTTTCTTTGCTGCTCATTAGAATTGAACCAATGCTAGGATTTTACAAAGTGTTTTGAAAAGTTAGAAGCATAACCATGTGAAGTTTTAAGAGGCTCATGTCCCTGCTTACCTTATTTTGTTAAACTGTTAACTTTGTTATTATAATCTGTGGAATATTAGAAGATGATTCTTCTGTGAGTAATCTGATTTTCAGTGACCTTTGATATAACTTGAGTGAAATATGTATGCAGGGCAGCTTCCATACCAAGGAGCAAGGGTGGTACGTTTCTTCAAATGAAATTGGTCTACACTCAGTTGGCACCGATTTTCTTGTTTCTGCTTCAGTGGATTGATTGCTCGTCATCATGTTTACTTGCGAGTTACTTGAATCTTTTTGACATAGTTATATATAAGGTTTGGTTTCTTCTTAATTGTTCACATGTTCCTAAACTAAATTAGACTTGCTAACAGTTTCATCTAATAGAATCCGGTCCAAGCTCTGAATGTGTTGGTTTCATGTCTTCAGGTGAGCTCAGATGGGAGACCAAATATCTCGTCTTATGGAAGGAAAGCTACCACCAGTCAATTCTACAGTATGTAAATGCTTTTGTCTATTTTGGCACTTTATCATCTGTCAAAGACACCGTTCAATCCTTACATAGGGAGTAGTTTTTCGCATTTGTTTTTATACAGTTTAGAAaggggaaaaaaaaagtgtctCTTGCATAACTTCACTTAGGgtattaaaatttattaagtaatttcttaaaaaaaaaattccattttTTTCTGCTGTGGTTCTAATTCTCTCAAAGAGTTTCACTTCAGATATAGGTTTCTTCTTTCAACTTTAAGGGTATAGAACTCTATATAGTGACAATGTGACAGGGAATCACTAGCTGCTTTGTTTCCACAGATGTTATATTACCATCCCTTCAGCGTCTCCATGGTGATTCCTTGGATGTGGATATCACCCAAGAGGAAGATCTAAAGATGATTGTAAAAAAGAGATATGAGGGTAAGATAAAGCTTTCTGACATCGAC containing:
- the LOC126795067 gene encoding E3 ubiquitin-protein ligase AIRP2-like is translated as MDYYEQLAARPSYQDSLKVLEADIQHANMLAASIPRSKGGTFLQMKLVYTQLAPIFLFLLQWIDCSSSCLLASYLNLFDIVIYKVSSDGRPNISSYGRKATTSQFYNVILPSLQRLHGDSLDVDITQEEDLKMIVKKRYEGKIKLSDIDLEREKECGICLELCTKMVLPNCCHAMCINCYRDWNTRSESCPFCRGSIKRVDSGDLWVLTCGSDVVDTQTVIKEDMLRFYLFINNLPTDIPDALFLMYYEYLI